Within the Flavobacterium sp. CG_23.5 genome, the region GGTTTTAACACTTTCAGTTCTTAAATCTCTTGATTCATTCGAGCCAATTTTTTCATTTATGAAATATTCTTTTTCAATTCTGTAAACTGTTGCGTTGAAAACAGGCATATTGTTTTCGTCAATTACCTTTCCTTCAATATTTGCCTCAAAAATTACTTTCTGAGGATGAATGAAAATTCCAATTAATAAAATTAGAAAAAACATTAAAATAATTTTGGTTGATTTTTTCATTTTTCGTTTCGTTCAGGTAAAATAACGGCTAACTCGTACATAACATCAAATGTATACATCTTTTTTGGTGTTTTTTCTAAATTTGAAATTTTTTTCTTGTTAAATAATTCTTGTTGGTGTTGAGATGTAATATACCCTCTCATTAGCCCTGATCGAGGCGGCATCCTCGCAGTGTAACGGAGAGATATAGCCGAGAGCAGGAGGGATGGTTGTTCTGGAAATAATTATTTCTGCTCCTAAAAATCTCCATAAAAAAACACCAGCCTCTCGACCAGTGTTTCTTTACTATTTTTAAATATGGAAGAGCTAAAGTGCACTCATTATGCATGGCTTACTTTTTGCCAATTATCTTCTTGAACAATTTTACAATTCCCAAAACAAGTAAACCAAATGCGAGGCCAACTAAAAATTCTGTTACAATGGCGGGTAATTGGGGCAATACATCATGTAAAAAATCAATGTTATGTACAAATATGCCTCCTGCTACTAAGATCAAGGCGATTGTACCTATAACGGATAAACTTTTGATGACTTTGGGCAGTGCTTGTACCAGAATATTACCTAGACTTTTTGTAAAACTTCTTTCTTTTGAGCTGATTTTCATTAGTTTTAACCCTACTTCATCCATTCGGACAATTAAGGCTACAATTCCATAAACACCCACGGTTGCTACTATTGCAATGATGGAAACAACAAGAATTTGGGATAAAATTGGTTTTCCAATAACGGTGCCCAGTGCAATAATTACAATCTCTACTGATAGAATAAAATCAGTTACTATTGCTGATTTTATTTTTTCTTTTTCGAAAGTCAAAATTTCTTCTTTGGTCATTGGTTCCAAAGATTTTTCATGCTTTGCATGCTCATGAGGAAATAAATATTCGTATATTTTTTCGGCGCCTTCGTACGCTAAATAAAGTCCACCAAGTACTAAGATTATTATAATAGCCACGGGTAAAAAAGCACTCAACAGAAAGGCTATAGGTAAAATGATTAGTTTATTAATGAAAGAACCTTTTGCAATTGCCCATAATACGGGGAGTTCTCTTGAGGATATAAATCCCGAAGCTTTCTCGGCATTTACGGCTAAATCATCGCCCAAAATACCTGCCGTTTTTTTGGCGGCAATTTTACTCATTACGGCAACATCATCCATAATTGCTGCGATATCGTCTAATAATGCGAAAAATCCTGATGCCATTTTGATTGTTTTAATAACTGATTTGATTTTGGTTTTGCTTTGCAAAAATTTAATCGATGCGTTATGATTTTTTATTAGTGCGAATTTAAAACTTTTTTATTTATAATTTAATTTTAGAAATCCGAAATTTCTAATCTAGCACTTTTGGGAGTAAATCTTCAGCGCTGTCATTGTGCAGAATGAAGCAATCAGGTTGGATACGGCGGACAGCGGGACAACTCGAGATGCAAATTTAATGTAGTTCTGCTCCAAAAAATCAGCATAAAAAAACACCAGCCTTTCGACTGATGTTTTGTGATACTTGTCAATACATTTTTTGCTTCATTTCATTACAGAAGTTCTCAAATCGTAGGGACAAACTGCTTATTCTACCAGTTCCGTTTGGTTTCTGAACACCAACTTTCCATCAAAAGCATCCAACAGAATAATGCTGTCTGATGTGATATTTCCAGCAAGGATTTCCTTAGATAACTGGTTCAAGACATCTCTTTGAATCACACGTTTTACCGGTCT harbors:
- a CDS encoding DUF808 domain-containing protein — its product is MASGFFALLDDIAAIMDDVAVMSKIAAKKTAGILGDDLAVNAEKASGFISSRELPVLWAIAKGSFINKLIILPIAFLLSAFLPVAIIIILVLGGLYLAYEGAEKIYEYLFPHEHAKHEKSLEPMTKEEILTFEKEKIKSAIVTDFILSVEIVIIALGTVIGKPILSQILVVSIIAIVATVGVYGIVALIVRMDEVGLKLMKISSKERSFTKSLGNILVQALPKVIKSLSVIGTIALILVAGGIFVHNIDFLHDVLPQLPAIVTEFLVGLAFGLLVLGIVKLFKKIIGKK